In one Alnus glutinosa chromosome 14, dhAlnGlut1.1, whole genome shotgun sequence genomic region, the following are encoded:
- the LOC133858074 gene encoding uncharacterized protein LOC133858074 isoform X3 translates to MLSSMRFKKGSKVEVLSKKEVPSGSWRCAEIICGNGYNYTVRYDGNESANDEAVAERVSRNTIRPCPPPLGISENWVRGSVVEVFDNFSWKMATVSQVLGRKYFLVRLLGSSLEFKVFKFNIRARQSWHDDKWVVVGKGCGNFEGGKHDEHSNLKCNLNLSYQFHKTNTRVNLSVEDDYFPVKNRMNFQESHVVSSKTLKRGSPYCYSQVEVYAGVNHKFRAIEKEGECHRVKAANSSTLPKKVDAVAFPRDMLGEKCINVSSNNRTTGISEVEVERRKPTGIVGCSFPNLESNYADSVTCSVGSCSITSNSSYKIPHHVSAGHIEDDDGHWSDAESFCQWGYEEGNSLLPTKEELAAEIHRAEVVRPVHPTPKLLKMMPPVSLRYLCC, encoded by the exons ATGTTATCAAGTATGAGATTCAAGAAAGGGAGTAAAGTGGAAGTATTAAGCAAAAAGGAGGTGCCTTCGGGCTCCTGGCGATGTGCTGAGATTATCTGTGGTAATGGCTACAACTACACTGTTAGATATGATGGGAATGAGAGCGCCAACGATGAGGCTGTTGCAGAGAGGGTATCAAGGAACACCATTAGGCCTTGCCCTCCTCCACTTGGAATTTCAGAGAACTGGGTTCGTGGTTCTGTTGTGGAGGTGTTTGACAATTTTTCTTGGAAAATGGCAACAGTTTCACAGGTTTTGGGGAGAAAGTACTTTTTAGTCAGGTTACTTGGGTCATCTCTGgaattcaaagtcttcaagtttAACATCCGGGCAAGGCAGTCTTGGCATGATGACAAATGGGTTGTGGTTGGAAAG GGTTGTGGAAATTTTGAAGGTGGAAAACATGATGAACATTCAAATCTGAAGTGCAATCTAAATTTAAGCTACCAATTTCACAAGACAAACACAAGGGTGAATCTAAGTGTAGAAGATGACTATTTTCCTGTTAAGAACAGAATGAATTTCCAGGAGTCCCATGTTGTTTCATCTAAAACTTTGAAGAGAGGGTCACCCTATTGCTATTCTCAAGTTGAAGTATATGCTGGAGTCAACCATAAATTTAGAGCAATAGAAAAAGAGGGTGAGTGTCACCGAGTGAAAGCTGCCAATTCATCCACATTGCCCAAAAAGGTAGACGCTGTTGCTTTCCCGAGAGACATGCTGGGTGAAAAATGCATAAACGTTTCTTCTAACAACAGAACAACTGGGATATCTGAAGTGGAAGTAGAAAGGAGGAAACCGACTGGCATTGTGGGGTGTTCATTTCCAAACTTAGAATCAAATTATGCTGATAGTGTTACATGTTCTGTTGGTAGTTGTAGCATCACTAGCAACAGTTCCTATAAGATCCCTCATCATGTTTCTGCAGGTCATATTGAGGATGATGATGGTCATTGGAGTGATGCCGAATCTTTTTGTCAGTGGGGGTATGAGGAAGGAAATTCTCTCCTTCCTACAAAAGAGGAACTAGCAGCTGAAATACATAG GGCTGAAGTAGTAAGGCCTGTGCACCCCACCCCAAAACTTCTAAAGATGAT GCCACCTGTGAGCCTCAGATATCTGTGTTGCTGA
- the LOC133858074 gene encoding uncharacterized protein LOC133858074 isoform X2, with protein sequence MLSSMRFKKGSKVEVLSKKEVPSGSWRCAEIICGNGYNYTVRYDGNESANDEAVAERVSRNTIRPCPPPLGISENWVRGSVVEVFDNFSWKMATVSQVLGRKYFLVRLLGSSLEFKVFKFNIRARQSWHDDKWVVVGKGCGNFEGGKHDEHSNLKCNLNLSYQFHKTNTRVNLSVEDDYFPVKNRMNFQESHVVSSKTLKRGSPYCYSQVEVYAGVNHKFRAIEKEGECHRVKAANSSTLPKKVDAVAFPRDMLGEKCINVSSNNRTTGISEVEVERRKPTGIVGCSFPNLESNYADSVTCSVGSCSITSNSSYKIPHHVSAGHIEDDDGHWSDAESFCQWGYEEGNSLLPTKEELAAEIHRAEVVRPVHPTPKLLKMMLGLPPFFQFRQWNLLVRLMMSH encoded by the exons ATGTTATCAAGTATGAGATTCAAGAAAGGGAGTAAAGTGGAAGTATTAAGCAAAAAGGAGGTGCCTTCGGGCTCCTGGCGATGTGCTGAGATTATCTGTGGTAATGGCTACAACTACACTGTTAGATATGATGGGAATGAGAGCGCCAACGATGAGGCTGTTGCAGAGAGGGTATCAAGGAACACCATTAGGCCTTGCCCTCCTCCACTTGGAATTTCAGAGAACTGGGTTCGTGGTTCTGTTGTGGAGGTGTTTGACAATTTTTCTTGGAAAATGGCAACAGTTTCACAGGTTTTGGGGAGAAAGTACTTTTTAGTCAGGTTACTTGGGTCATCTCTGgaattcaaagtcttcaagtttAACATCCGGGCAAGGCAGTCTTGGCATGATGACAAATGGGTTGTGGTTGGAAAG GGTTGTGGAAATTTTGAAGGTGGAAAACATGATGAACATTCAAATCTGAAGTGCAATCTAAATTTAAGCTACCAATTTCACAAGACAAACACAAGGGTGAATCTAAGTGTAGAAGATGACTATTTTCCTGTTAAGAACAGAATGAATTTCCAGGAGTCCCATGTTGTTTCATCTAAAACTTTGAAGAGAGGGTCACCCTATTGCTATTCTCAAGTTGAAGTATATGCTGGAGTCAACCATAAATTTAGAGCAATAGAAAAAGAGGGTGAGTGTCACCGAGTGAAAGCTGCCAATTCATCCACATTGCCCAAAAAGGTAGACGCTGTTGCTTTCCCGAGAGACATGCTGGGTGAAAAATGCATAAACGTTTCTTCTAACAACAGAACAACTGGGATATCTGAAGTGGAAGTAGAAAGGAGGAAACCGACTGGCATTGTGGGGTGTTCATTTCCAAACTTAGAATCAAATTATGCTGATAGTGTTACATGTTCTGTTGGTAGTTGTAGCATCACTAGCAACAGTTCCTATAAGATCCCTCATCATGTTTCTGCAGGTCATATTGAGGATGATGATGGTCATTGGAGTGATGCCGAATCTTTTTGTCAGTGGGGGTATGAGGAAGGAAATTCTCTCCTTCCTACAAAAGAGGAACTAGCAGCTGAAATACATAG GGCTGAAGTAGTAAGGCCTGTGCACCCCACCCCAAAACTTCTAAAGATGATGTTGGGTTTGCCGCCTTTCTTTCAGTTTAGACAATGGAATCTTTTAGTACGTTTGATGATGAGCCACTGA
- the LOC133858074 gene encoding uncharacterized protein LOC133858074 isoform X1, with the protein MLSSMRFKKGSKVEVLSKKEVPSGSWRCAEIICGNGYNYTVRYDGNESANDEAVAERVSRNTIRPCPPPLGISENWVRGSVVEVFDNFSWKMATVSQVLGRKYFLVRLLGSSLEFKVFKFNIRARQSWHDDKWVVVGKGCGNFEGGKHDEHSNLKCNLNLSYQFHKTNTRVNLSVEDDYFPVKNRMNFQESHVVSSKTLKRGSPYCYSQVEVYAGVNHKFRAIEKEGECHRVKAANSSTLPKKVDAVAFPRDMLGEKCINVSSNNRTTGISEVEVERRKPTGIVGCSFPNLESNYADSVTCSVGSCSITSNSSYKIPHHVSAGHIEDDDGHWSDAESFCQWGYEEGNSLLPTKEELAAEIHRLELHAYRCTIEALHASGPLNWEKEEMVTNLRLSLHISNDEHLIELRNLGSTHTSIPIR; encoded by the exons ATGTTATCAAGTATGAGATTCAAGAAAGGGAGTAAAGTGGAAGTATTAAGCAAAAAGGAGGTGCCTTCGGGCTCCTGGCGATGTGCTGAGATTATCTGTGGTAATGGCTACAACTACACTGTTAGATATGATGGGAATGAGAGCGCCAACGATGAGGCTGTTGCAGAGAGGGTATCAAGGAACACCATTAGGCCTTGCCCTCCTCCACTTGGAATTTCAGAGAACTGGGTTCGTGGTTCTGTTGTGGAGGTGTTTGACAATTTTTCTTGGAAAATGGCAACAGTTTCACAGGTTTTGGGGAGAAAGTACTTTTTAGTCAGGTTACTTGGGTCATCTCTGgaattcaaagtcttcaagtttAACATCCGGGCAAGGCAGTCTTGGCATGATGACAAATGGGTTGTGGTTGGAAAG GGTTGTGGAAATTTTGAAGGTGGAAAACATGATGAACATTCAAATCTGAAGTGCAATCTAAATTTAAGCTACCAATTTCACAAGACAAACACAAGGGTGAATCTAAGTGTAGAAGATGACTATTTTCCTGTTAAGAACAGAATGAATTTCCAGGAGTCCCATGTTGTTTCATCTAAAACTTTGAAGAGAGGGTCACCCTATTGCTATTCTCAAGTTGAAGTATATGCTGGAGTCAACCATAAATTTAGAGCAATAGAAAAAGAGGGTGAGTGTCACCGAGTGAAAGCTGCCAATTCATCCACATTGCCCAAAAAGGTAGACGCTGTTGCTTTCCCGAGAGACATGCTGGGTGAAAAATGCATAAACGTTTCTTCTAACAACAGAACAACTGGGATATCTGAAGTGGAAGTAGAAAGGAGGAAACCGACTGGCATTGTGGGGTGTTCATTTCCAAACTTAGAATCAAATTATGCTGATAGTGTTACATGTTCTGTTGGTAGTTGTAGCATCACTAGCAACAGTTCCTATAAGATCCCTCATCATGTTTCTGCAGGTCATATTGAGGATGATGATGGTCATTGGAGTGATGCCGAATCTTTTTGTCAGTGGGGGTATGAGGAAGGAAATTCTCTCCTTCCTACAAAAGAGGAACTAGCAGCTGAAATACATAGGTTAGAGTTGCATGCCTACCGTTGCACTATAGAAGCATTACATGCATCAGGACCTTTAAATTGGGAAAAGGAAGAAATGGTGACAAATCTTCGTCTTTCACTCCATATATCAAACGATGAACATTTGATTGAGCTAAGAAACTTAGGCTCTACTCATACCAGCATTCCTATTAGATGA